A single window of Methanothermobacter marburgensis str. Marburg DNA harbors:
- a CDS encoding GAF domain-containing protein — protein MSKAKVMVVEDESIVAIDISQRLESLGYQVTATVSTGEKAVEMAEKTRPDIILMDIVLKGEMDGIEAAGEITKRMKVPIIYITAYSDEETLKRAKITGPFGYIIKPFEDRELHSVIEVALHKHQLERRLAENDELFRAIISSIRDILFTADSDESLTMISPGPLAEYGLDADEVQGKKVSEVFGDGIHSEMIERALRGETVSYEWVWKPKGKFHFETTLSPLRDFEGNINGVVGVHRDVTEKELARRALERETAINKSLAEISKKLLPPPSLEEISASIIERAKKLTGSRYCMAGFFESDGSLRNYFPSEEVGKECHPDAESTEMGGLWNLVLRKREPVLVNDPSSHPESTGVPEGHIEIKNFLACPALLNDELVGILAVSGKDGDYDERDLEVMERLADIYAIAIHRKIEEDRVRASEEKNRALVQKFLKIVTEVLEEIK, from the coding sequence ATGTCAAAAGCCAAGGTCATGGTGGTTGAGGATGAGAGCATAGTTGCCATTGATATAAGCCAGCGCCTTGAATCCCTGGGTTACCAGGTTACAGCCACAGTTTCCACCGGTGAAAAAGCCGTTGAGATGGCTGAAAAAACAAGGCCAGACATCATACTGATGGATATTGTCCTCAAGGGGGAAATGGATGGTATAGAGGCTGCCGGGGAGATAACCAAAAGAATGAAGGTTCCAATAATCTATATAACCGCCTATTCAGACGAGGAAACCCTCAAAAGGGCCAAGATAACAGGGCCCTTTGGATACATAATAAAACCCTTTGAGGACCGGGAACTCCACAGCGTCATAGAGGTCGCACTCCACAAACACCAGCTGGAGAGGAGGCTTGCAGAGAACGATGAACTCTTCAGGGCCATAATCTCATCAATAAGGGATATACTGTTCACTGCCGACAGTGATGAAAGCCTAACCATGATATCACCAGGGCCGCTTGCAGAATACGGCCTTGATGCAGATGAAGTTCAGGGAAAAAAGGTTAGCGAGGTCTTCGGTGACGGGATTCACAGCGAAATGATTGAAAGGGCGCTCAGGGGGGAAACCGTTAGCTATGAGTGGGTCTGGAAGCCCAAGGGTAAATTTCATTTTGAAACAACCCTATCACCGCTCCGTGACTTTGAGGGCAATATAAATGGGGTTGTGGGTGTCCACAGGGATGTCACCGAAAAGGAACTTGCAAGAAGGGCGCTTGAAAGGGAGACTGCCATAAACAAAAGCCTTGCAGAGATATCAAAGAAACTCCTACCCCCCCCTTCACTCGAGGAGATATCTGCGAGCATAATTGAAAGGGCGAAAAAACTGACAGGCAGCAGATACTGCATGGCTGGCTTCTTTGAGTCAGACGGCAGCCTGAGGAATTACTTCCCCTCAGAGGAGGTGGGGAAGGAATGTCATCCGGACGCCGAATCCACTGAAATGGGTGGTCTCTGGAACCTTGTGCTCAGGAAAAGGGAACCGGTCCTCGTAAATGACCCCTCCTCGCACCCTGAATCCACGGGGGTCCCTGAGGGCCACATTGAAATAAAGAACTTTCTGGCATGCCCCGCGCTACTCAACGATGAACTTGTGGGAATACTCGCAGTTTCAGGGAAGGATGGGGACTACGATGAAAGGGATCTTGAGGTAATGGAGCGCCTTGCAGATATATATGCAATTGCGATTCACAGAAAAATTGAAGAGGACCGTGTCAGGGCCAGTGAGGAGAAGAACAGGGCCCTTGTACAGAAATTCCTCAAGATAGTTACCGAGGTCCTTGAGGAGATAAAATAA
- the tmk gene encoding dTMP kinase produces the protein MYICFEGIDGSGKTTHSVLTAEWLRENGYRVFTVREPTDSRIGGLIREMLSSPDARTPDGQRILALLFAADRLTLRSKIEGEWSGSVVVSDRCYYSSMVYQEPAEWVSEINRFAPQPDIVILLDLDVELAMERCGGTDEFEDPSFLSRVRERYLELADKNEFYIVDAARGLNIIQRDIRRIIAPHLGICPDGIR, from the coding sequence ATGTACATATGCTTTGAGGGAATTGATGGGTCAGGTAAGACTACACATTCCGTCCTCACCGCGGAGTGGCTCAGGGAAAACGGATACAGGGTCTTTACCGTCAGGGAACCAACAGACTCCAGGATAGGGGGCCTTATAAGGGAGATGCTCTCCAGTCCCGATGCCAGGACCCCCGATGGGCAGAGGATACTGGCACTGCTCTTTGCAGCGGACCGCCTGACCCTCAGAAGTAAAATTGAGGGGGAGTGGAGTGGAAGTGTTGTGGTGAGTGACCGGTGCTACTATTCCAGCATGGTTTACCAGGAACCCGCTGAATGGGTTTCTGAGATAAACAGGTTTGCACCACAACCGGATATAGTCATACTCCTTGACCTTGATGTTGAACTGGCAATGGAGAGATGTGGTGGTACCGATGAATTTGAGGACCCCTCATTTCTTTCACGTGTCAGGGAGAGGTACCTTGAACTCGCCGATAAAAATGAATTTTACATTGTTGATGCAGCAAGGGGGCTCAACATCATCCAGAGGGATATAAGGAGGATAATCGCCCCCCATCTTGGAATATGCCCTGATGGGATAAGATAG